One region of Phycisphaerales bacterium genomic DNA includes:
- a CDS encoding GNAT family N-acetyltransferase — MQGPADHPTTLPDGLPVPTDDGLALHLVHARLPSLPLPGTDGREHILAELTSPTVLFFYPRTGVPGQPPNLGFAGEPWESIPGARGCTPQSCGFRDLHSQFQQLGVAVHGVSTNTTEHQREFKQRNHVPFEFLSDSSLALTRHMRLPTFEFPVESGGPSTLIRRMAWYCDGGRILKVWYPVFPPDRNAATVLEWLRARDRVRLRPINATDHSYLEQEMTRHWGGTQIWSRGEMYEGLELTGLIAEVDGERAGAITWSVLSGGYLFEVVTVSTTLESAGVGEKLLDAAVLEAQRLGCSRAFLTTTNDNMRALRFYQKRGWRICMLHRGMVDEARRRKPFIPRVGLGGIPLRDEIELELWLEEPREDVP, encoded by the coding sequence ATGCAAGGCCCCGCCGACCACCCCACCACTCTCCCTGACGGGCTGCCAGTGCCCACCGATGACGGCCTTGCGCTTCACCTCGTCCACGCGCGACTGCCGTCCCTCCCGCTCCCTGGGACTGACGGTCGCGAGCACATCCTCGCGGAGCTGACCTCCCCCACTGTTCTCTTCTTCTACCCGCGCACGGGCGTGCCGGGGCAGCCGCCCAACCTTGGCTTCGCGGGCGAGCCGTGGGAGTCGATCCCCGGGGCCCGCGGCTGCACGCCCCAGAGCTGCGGCTTCCGCGACCTGCACTCGCAGTTCCAGCAACTCGGCGTCGCCGTGCACGGCGTCTCGACTAACACCACCGAGCACCAGCGCGAGTTCAAGCAGCGCAACCACGTGCCCTTTGAGTTCCTCAGCGACTCCTCCCTCGCCCTTACGCGCCACATGCGGCTCCCCACCTTTGAGTTCCCCGTCGAGAGCGGCGGGCCAAGCACGCTTATTCGCCGCATGGCGTGGTACTGCGACGGCGGCCGCATCCTGAAGGTCTGGTACCCCGTGTTCCCGCCCGACCGCAACGCCGCCACGGTGCTGGAGTGGCTGCGGGCGCGCGACCGCGTCCGGCTCCGGCCGATCAACGCCACCGACCACAGCTACCTCGAGCAGGAGATGACCCGCCATTGGGGCGGCACGCAGATCTGGTCCCGGGGCGAGATGTACGAGGGGCTCGAACTCACCGGCCTGATCGCCGAGGTCGACGGCGAGCGCGCCGGCGCGATCACCTGGAGCGTGCTCTCGGGCGGCTACTTGTTCGAGGTGGTCACCGTCAGCACCACGCTCGAGAGCGCCGGGGTAGGGGAAAAGCTCCTCGACGCCGCGGTGCTCGAGGCGCAGCGGCTGGGGTGCTCCCGGGCCTTCCTCACCACCACCAACGACAACATGCGGGCCCTGCGCTTCTACCAGAAGAGGGGGTGGCGGATCTGCATGCTCCACCGCGGCATGGTGGACGAGGCCCGCCGCCGCAAGCCGTTCATTCCTCGAGTGGGGCTGGGCGGCATACCACTACGGGACGAGATCGAGCTGGAGCTGTGGCTGGAAGAACCGCGGGAGGACGTGCCGTGA
- a CDS encoding aldehyde dehydrogenase family protein: MSDARLDVLKTYKLHIDGQFPRSESGRSWPVTDAKGKVLAHVAKASRKDLRDAVEAARKAQPGWQNATAYLRGQIMYRMAEMMEGKRAEFAGAIDAVKAAKPAGETGKGKPKAARTKPLSGDAEVTAAIDRLVHYAGWADKYAQVLGCNNPVSGPYYNFTVTEPTGVVAVVAPDDAPLLGLVSLLAPAVCAGNTVIAVSSGANPVPAAVLGEVFATSDVPAGVVNILTGDRAELIPFIAGHRDIDAVHAANLSGDQATTLRAGAAENIKRVTVRDGIEWMDNEQCQSPWWIESFVEMKTVWHPASV; this comes from the coding sequence GTGAGCGACGCCAGGCTTGACGTGCTGAAGACCTACAAGCTGCACATCGACGGGCAGTTCCCGCGCAGCGAGTCCGGCCGCTCGTGGCCGGTGACCGATGCGAAAGGCAAGGTGCTCGCGCACGTCGCCAAGGCCTCCCGCAAGGACCTCCGCGACGCGGTTGAGGCGGCACGGAAGGCCCAGCCCGGCTGGCAGAACGCCACCGCCTACCTCCGCGGCCAGATCATGTACCGCATGGCGGAGATGATGGAGGGCAAGCGGGCGGAGTTCGCCGGGGCCATCGACGCGGTGAAGGCGGCGAAGCCCGCGGGCGAGACCGGCAAGGGCAAGCCGAAGGCCGCGCGCACCAAGCCCCTCAGCGGCGACGCCGAAGTGACCGCCGCGATCGACCGCCTCGTGCACTACGCCGGCTGGGCCGACAAGTACGCGCAGGTGCTCGGCTGCAACAACCCCGTCTCGGGCCCCTACTACAACTTCACGGTAACCGAGCCCACCGGTGTGGTTGCGGTTGTTGCGCCGGACGATGCGCCATTGCTGGGCCTGGTTTCGCTGCTCGCTCCCGCGGTGTGCGCCGGCAACACGGTGATCGCGGTCAGCAGCGGGGCCAACCCCGTTCCCGCCGCCGTGCTGGGCGAGGTCTTCGCCACCAGCGACGTGCCCGCGGGCGTCGTGAACATCCTGACCGGCGACCGTGCCGAACTGATCCCGTTCATCGCCGGCCACCGCGACATCGACGCCGTGCACGCGGCCAATCTCTCCGGTGATCAGGCGACCACGCTGCGCGCGGGCGCCGCCGAGAACATCAAGCGTGTGACCGTCCGCGACGGCATCGAATGGATGGACAACGAGCAGTGCCAGTCACCGTGGTGGATCGAGTCGTTCGTCGAAATGAAGACGGTCTGGCACCCCGCGTCTGTCTGA